CTCCGCCGTCCGGCCTGGTCGCGCATCGGAGATCACCACCGCCCGGCACAACCGCCTCACCGCCCGCCTGCGCGAGGCCGGGCTGGGCGCTATCGCCGACCTCGGCTTCGTCGGCCTGGACGACGATGACGACAATCCGGTCATCATCACCGGCCGCAAAGCCACCCGCGGCAGGCCCCTCACCCCCGCGCAAAAGCAGGTCAACCGGCTCATCAGCGCCGAACGCGCCCCCGTCGAGCACGGCTTCGCCACGTTGAAGGCCTGGCGCATCCTCACCAAGCTCCGCCTGGACGCCATCCACGTCACCAAGCTGCTCCGCGCGCTGATGGTCCTGGCCATCACCGAACACACCCGCTGACCGATGATCACCCACCATGATCAGTACCCACCACCAGCCAGAGCATGCCCTCAACGGATCACACCAGGCCCCTGACCAGCAACTTCAAGTTGGAACGATCTCATTGGGTACGGCGGGCGCGCGGTGCGGCGCGCCGCCGCTTGATACCTCACAAGAACAATTCGGCAAACTGTCCTTGGGAGAGTGATCCACTCCAGATGGCAGAGGAGCCGCATTGATGAGCCTTACCTGGTCAAACATGATCGGCGCGACCGCCGCGTCTTTGTACGCGGCGCAGGGCGGCTACATGGTCATGACTGGTCGGTTCCCTCGCCTGCATGCCATCGAGTTCCGGCCCGGCCGCGACGAGCCTCGCCGTTGCGGCTGGGGGATGTTGCTGGTTGCGGCCTTCCTCTTCATCGCGCTGGCATGGGTCGTTGTGGACTCGTGGCCCTCTGGGTTGTCCCTGGCGCTGATCGTGTCCTCGTTCGGCTGTCTGGTGGCGGGGATCTGGCTGATGGTGCCGAGGAAGCGGCCCCGCAAAAGCTCCTCACCAGGTTGAGAATCCCGGTCTTCCCGATAAGGCATCCGAACTTTCGGCAACCGCCCGTCGCCTGCGTTCCGCGTAATTCGGAGCGGCTAGAGCTCGAAACCGGTGCTTGACCTGGGGAAACGCGTGGAGACACACCGGATGGGCGTTTCTCTAGTCCGCGCACAGGTCCGAGCTTAGGAAGGATCAGGAGAGAGCAGCGAGCTCGATGATCTGCTGGGGCGCAGCGATACCGAGTTTGGTCAGCAGGTCGCGGTGGACCTTGGTGGGCTCGGTGCGCTGACGGAAGCGGCCCGCGGGGCCATGGAAGGTACCGATCTGCAGACGGTTGAGGTGACGGCGAATGCTCACCCAGGTGTCGCCGACGGTGTTTTCGATGATGCGGACCAGCAGCAGGGCCAGCCAGCACAAGATGACATGGGCGCGGATACGTTCCTCGCGGCGGTGGTAGACGGGCCGCAGATCGATGATCGACTTCATGTCGCGCCAGCCGCGCTCGACCTGCAAAAGCTGCTTGTAGCCGACGGCGATGTCGGCGGCCGGTAGATGCGGGTCCGAGCAGCGCAGCAGGTATTTGCCGTCCAGGTTGGCCTCAGCGTTGATCGCGCGGGCGTTGATCCGTAAGCGCCCGCCGGGGGTGGTGCGCAGATAGCGGTTCAGCGCGGGCCTGGCGCTGATCTTCCCGCGTAGCTCGGCCCGTTTGATCACGCTCAGCGTGTCGGAGCCGTCGATCAGCTCGCGCAGTTGGGTGATGAGTTGCTCGCGGACGTGGGCGTCGCGGGCGGCCGCCTCGGGGTTGTGGCAGATCACGAACCGTTCGTGCTCGCTGACCTTGACCTCTTTGATGCGCATGTTCGCGGTGATGTCGGCGTAGCGGCCCTGCCGCGACAGCGCGGTGGTGATCTCGGGGCTGTCGGAGCGCAGCTTCTCGCCGATGATGTAGTGATGATCGCCCCTGCGCGGGTAGCGGCGGTTGGCCGCGGAGGCGAACCCGCGGTCGGCCACCCACACGATCTTGGACAGGGTCCAGTCCCGCATGTCGTCCTTGACCTGCCGGATCAACGCTGAATCGGAGGTGTTGCCCGGCCAGGACCATACCCGGACCGGGATGCCGGAGCGGGTGACGGCCATGCCGATGACGATCTGCGGCAGGTCGTCGCGGGAGTCCTTGGACTTGCCGTAGGTGCGAAATCCGGCCCTGTCCTGCTCGCCGTCGCCGTCGCCGTCGCCGTCGGATGCGGATGCGGATGCGGATGCGGATGCGGATGCGGGTGGGGAGACCGGCAGTCCGTGCTCGTCGCGAGCGATCGGCTCGTCGGCCTCGTCGAGTTCGAAGTAGGTGCTGGTGGTGTCGAAGAACAGCAGGTCCACCTCCAGATTGAGCTGGTTGGCGACCTGGTTGTAGATCTCGGCCTCCAGTCGTTCGCGGACGTCGTGTAGCCAGTCCATGGCCCGGTAGCAGGCGTCGTCGCTGGTGGCGGCCAGGCCGTCGATGTGGGCATCGTTGCTGATCCAGTCGGCGGCAGCCAGTTTGGACGACGGAGCCAGGGCGCGGTTGGCGACCAGAGCGAACAGCACCCGCTCGGCCGAGACGTCACGGGGCCGGCCGCGGCGGCCCTGCAGGAGCTGGATGAGGATCTGGTCGATGCCCAGCCGGCGCCATATCTGGTCCAGTGCGTAGGTGCCGCCGTAAGGGCGTGATTCTAGGAACGCCAGGCCGGGGGCCGTGGTGGCGGCCAGTGCTTCGGCCGGGTCCAGCAGCTTGGATAGAGAGGCGACCAGCCGGGTGATCGCGGTGCGGTCGAGTTGGTCTTCCCGGCCGAAGCTGTGCAAGATTTTGGGCACGGAGCGACCTGCGACCGGGTCCCACTCGTTGTGGGCCAGGTGCAGGTAGCGGACTGCCGTGCCGTTCTTGGTCTTCCGGCTGGTGGTCTTCACATACATCGTCTCTAGACGATACCCACCCAAACCCGGAGCTAACGGGGCAATCTGCCCAGGCGTTTCTCTAGGCGATTTCAGGCCGCAGCTCTAGTCACACCATTCTGACCTGCAAGTTTACCCGGTCGGAGTCTCTAGTGACCGCTAATTACGCGGAACTCGGGTGCTTGCGCAGGTCGTAATTGCGGAATACCCGCTGGTTGTGGGCGAGCGTCGAGACCCAGGTGGCCGCGTCGTTGACCGCGCGTAGAGTCGCCTCCAGCGCCGCCGCCTGCTCAGGCGTCGGCAGGAGCTTGACCCGCACCACCAGCTTCATATCGAACACTCTAGCATTAGGTCCATGTCACCGAGATGGGGACCGAATCCCGACATCCGCCGAGGCCGCGCCGTGGTCCACAACCTGCACGCCCACTTGGTCTTCACCCCAAAGTATCGGCGAGGTGTGTTCACCGACGAGATTCTGCGTCGCTGCGAAGACATCATGATCGAAGTGTGCGACAGTTTCGGGGCGGAGCTGGTCGAGTTCAACGGCGAGGAAGACCACGTGCACCTGCTCGTGCACCACCCACCCAAAGTCGCCCTCTCGACGCTGGTAAACAGCCTCAAGGGCGTGTCTGCCCGGCTACTCCGCAAGGAGTATCCGGCACATATCCGTAAGTATCTGTGGGGCGGGCATTTCTGGTCGCCGTCGTACTTCGCCGCCTCCTGCGGCGGCGCACCCCTATCGATCATCAAGGAGTACATCGAAAACCAGAAACGTCCGGGCTGAGCCGCTCGACGGCCTACCGGTCACCACACCGCTCGGGCCTTGGCGGCCCTCCCGCGCTGTCGTTTCCTCCCGGGCACGAACGCCCGGGGTTCCACGCCAGATCACGCTGAACTAAGAACCGTTACCGGGAGACGACGATGGCTGGCGACCGTCGGACCGTCGATCACGGGCGGGCTGCAGGCCGTCGCGAGGTTGCCGTCACCGCTCACCCTGTGGCTTGCGCCAGGTCATGATCTCGGTCGCCGGAAGACACTCGGCGAAACGGTTGTCGGGTGACGCCTCCTGCAAGAGCGCCCGCAGGTCCCGCTCGAAGTCCGCCAGCCTGTCTTCGAAGAGGTGCGGCGCAGAGTGAGATAGGGAGAACACCCACGCCACGATGTCGTCCGCGCTGCGCTCGACCACCTGCCCGGCCGGAATGACGTGCCGTTCGAAGGCCTCGAACCCGGCTTTCGCAAGGACCAGGTCCTCGCGGTTCTGCGTGCCGTTGGGAAGTGTTCCCTGGCCCGCACGGCGAACAGGGCCTAGATACCGCCGCGCCAGTTCACGGATCTCGGCGTTGGGCGGGGCAGGATGCGAAGGCGATGGTGGCTGCGGCTGCGGTACCGATTCCCCGGACTGGTCCTTAAGGTCGCTCATGTGGACGAACGCGCCACCTGGCTCCAGCATCTCGAAGACGGTCGCGGCGACTCGGTCCCGGTCCGTCCAGTGGAAGGAATTGGCGAACACGACGACGCGGAACTCACCCAGGCCGGCCGGCAGGTCCTCGGCTCGGGCAGTCACCCAACGCGCGTTGGTTACCCCGCGACGCTTGGCCTGTCGCTCGGCCTCGGCCAGCATGTCTTCATCTGGATCGATGCCGACCGCCTCGGTGAAGCACCGCGCCATGGCGAGCAGCACGGTGCCCGGCCCACAGCCGACGTCAAGGAGTCGGCCCCGGCCGTCCAGGCCGACGGCCGTGGCCAGTGTTTCGGCAAAGCCCGGAGCATACGGCAGCCGGCCGCGCTCATAGAAGGCTGCACTTCCCTGGAATAGTGTGCTGTCCCACTGCCATCCATCAGGCATATCAATTCCCCTCCATGAGTTGACGAAGTCGCCAGCAGATCCGAGCCTGTCGGCGACGTCGCGGTCATCGTGACCCTATCGACCCAGGTGAAGACGCAGATCCCGCAGGTTCTGTACGGACTCAGCGATGAAGACCAGCGGCTTGGCCGCCCTGCCGTGGCGCCGTGACTTCACTGGCTCGTGTGGCGATCTGTCCGAAGATTGGCATGCCGAGGTCCACATTGGTCGGCCGTCGTGCCGCTTCCAGTTGGGCGAGCTTCTCCTGTGCTCCGGCGAGGCTGACCTTGAGTCCTTCGACTCCGATTAGTTGTCGGCGGTTGGGATCAAGGGATCGAGCGATGGTCGGCGCCGTCGTTCACCCCAGCCTTCGGTCAGGAGTCGATGCGACCCGGCGGGTTCTGCTCGGCCGCGATATCGCGGCGGCGAAAATCCTGCACGGGAGGCTGCTCGGCAAGGTCGAAGGACGTCTTCCTCAGGGCCACGGCCTGTGACCGCTCTTCGGGGTCCGCCATCGCCTGCAGCCTTTCCAGGTCGGCGGTGGCTTCGGGCGCGAGCCGCACACGGCGTCGGCCGCGAGCCGCCCGCACACCGCCGATGTCCGCGAGGGCGACCGTGGACGACCACCGGCAGATCGTCGTTCTTGACACTCGCCTCTCATTAGAAGATAGTGCCACTATCCAAATCTAGATAGCACAACTACCCAATTAGGAGGAGCGGTGGAAACGATCATCGTTCTGGTGATTGCGCTGCTGGGCTTCCGCACACTGGGAGCGCTCGGCGTCAGTCGGTTCACCTCATGGCCGATCAGCGCGGCACACGCGATGGCCGTCATGGTGGTCATGGCCGCCAGTGCGCACTTTGTTCCGGCAAGCGTCACGGTCATGCCCAACCACGCCGACTTGGTGCGCATGGTGCCACCCGTCGTGCCCTTCGCCGACGCCGTAATCTACGCGACCGGCGTGCTGGAACTCCTCGGTGCGGCGGGACTGATCATCGCCAGGTCCCGCCGGGCCGCCGGGATCAGCCTCGCGGTGCTCTTCGTGCTGCTGCTTCCGGCCAACGTCTACGCCGCCGTCGCCGATGTGCCGTTCAACGGCGGCGAGGCGTCCCCGCTCTGGTTCAGGATTCCCGAGCAGGCCCTGTACATCGCCGTCGCGCTCTGGGGGACCCGGTCGGCGCCGCACGGATGGCCGGCTTTCTCAAGGTCACGTCGTGCGTGGCCGGAGTCGGCGGAGACTCCGAACCGGCTCGAGCCCGAAAGGGACCTCTCCTCTCGTTGACACGAGATCACCGGCCGGCGGCGGGACGGGACCACGGCCGGATGGGCATGGCGGTCCGTCCGAGGCGGACCCGCCCAGGGCTAAGCCTTCGGTCGCGAAAAGAGAAGCGACGGCCGTACCCGCCGGTGCGCCCTGCCCTCAGGACAGCGCCGACAGCCGCTCGTACTGCTCGTCGGACAACTTCACGGACAGCGCGCCCAGGTTCTCCTCCAGGTGGGCGAGCGAGGTGGTGCCCGGGATCGGGATGATCGTCGGCGAGCGTCGCAGCAACCAGGCGAGCATGGTCTGCGCCGGGGTCGCGCCCCCCTCACTCGCGACGCCGGCCAGCGGGCTGCCTGAGCCGGTGTGCCCGCCCATCGCGATCGGGAAGA
Above is a genomic segment from Streptosporangium album containing:
- a CDS encoding aldo/keto reductase; this translates as MGLSKVSVEQLAEAAHITPIAAVQNMYNLVAREDEDVVDYAAANDIAFLPFFPIAMGGHTGSGSPLAGVASEGGATPAQTMLAWLLRRSPTIIPIPGTTSLAHLEENLGALSVKLSDEQYERLSALS
- a CDS encoding class I SAM-dependent methyltransferase, translating into MPDGWQWDSTLFQGSAAFYERGRLPYAPGFAETLATAVGLDGRGRLLDVGCGPGTVLLAMARCFTEAVGIDPDEDMLAEAERQAKRRGVTNARWVTARAEDLPAGLGEFRVVVFANSFHWTDRDRVAATVFEMLEPGGAFVHMSDLKDQSGESVPQPQPPSPSHPAPPNAEIRELARRYLGPVRRAGQGTLPNGTQNREDLVLAKAGFEAFERHVIPAGQVVERSADDIVAWVFSLSHSAPHLFEDRLADFERDLRALLQEASPDNRFAECLPATEIMTWRKPQGER
- a CDS encoding DoxX family protein; the encoded protein is METIIVLVIALLGFRTLGALGVSRFTSWPISAAHAMAVMVVMAASAHFVPASVTVMPNHADLVRMVPPVVPFADAVIYATGVLELLGAAGLIIARSRRAAGISLAVLFVLLLPANVYAAVADVPFNGGEASPLWFRIPEQALYIAVALWGTRSAPHGWPAFSRSRRAWPESAETPNRLEPERDLSSR
- the tnpA gene encoding IS200/IS605 family transposase: MSPRWGPNPDIRRGRAVVHNLHAHLVFTPKYRRGVFTDEILRRCEDIMIEVCDSFGAELVEFNGEEDHVHLLVHHPPKVALSTLVNSLKGVSARLLRKEYPAHIRKYLWGGHFWSPSYFAASCGGAPLSIIKEYIENQKRPG
- a CDS encoding IS1634 family transposase, with protein sequence MYVKTTSRKTKNGTAVRYLHLAHNEWDPVAGRSVPKILHSFGREDQLDRTAITRLVASLSKLLDPAEALAATTAPGLAFLESRPYGGTYALDQIWRRLGIDQILIQLLQGRRGRPRDVSAERVLFALVANRALAPSSKLAAADWISNDAHIDGLAATSDDACYRAMDWLHDVRERLEAEIYNQVANQLNLEVDLLFFDTTSTYFELDEADEPIARDEHGLPVSPPASASASASASASDGDGDGDGEQDRAGFRTYGKSKDSRDDLPQIVIGMAVTRSGIPVRVWSWPGNTSDSALIRQVKDDMRDWTLSKIVWVADRGFASAANRRYPRRGDHHYIIGEKLRSDSPEITTALSRQGRYADITANMRIKEVKVSEHERFVICHNPEAAARDAHVREQLITQLRELIDGSDTLSVIKRAELRGKISARPALNRYLRTTPGGRLRINARAINAEANLDGKYLLRCSDPHLPAADIAVGYKQLLQVERGWRDMKSIIDLRPVYHRREERIRAHVILCWLALLLVRIIENTVGDTWVSIRRHLNRLQIGTFHGPAGRFRQRTEPTKVHRDLLTKLGIAAPQQIIELAALS